AAGATGGTATTTACATATCAAACACGcacattaaatttttttgcttgcagctaaagttgtgttttttttatcacaTAACGGTAGTCAGTGGCAGAGCCAGAAATCTTATCACAAGGGTCTTTAATGTAAAAGtcttaataaaaattttgcaAAGAAGACAACAGTTATTCAACTCTTTACACACTAATGTACCAGCAACTGAGATCTTCATACACTAGAATCTAGTCTCatacatacacacaaaatATGCATAAATACACACTACTGTATGAGACAGACCTTACCTGACTTTTATTATTCTTTAAGGACAAATTAGGCGTTTTGTACATTATGGAAGATTGGCGGTTTATAGTGGTGGTCATTATAGCCATGAGACAGCTGTAGTTGCaagaaatttttgtttgtgatCGTACTACAGTCAGTGGACCGCACAACCTCTTGGAAGCCATGAAAATAAGCTTAGAGGTCCCTTTGGAGCTGCACACCAAGTGCTCAACTAAAtgactgaagaagaaaaaaggttgTGTGACCTGAAGAAGAAGGTTGTGTGACCTGAAGAAGAAGGTTGTGCACGTgggtcctttttttatattaaaaaaaaatattataaacaaCCTGGGCAAAACGACGTTGTTTTGGGCTAGGtctgaaattaaaaaaatttatgaaaatgcCCATCGTATTCTTCCTCTCCAGCACTGATACCTTCATTCTAAAacccccaaatttttttattttctcgtCCAACCCTAAGTAGTCTTGTTGaatgaatataatataaaccGCCAATCTTTCATAATGTACAAAACGCCTAATTTGTCCTTAAAGAATAATAAAAGTCAAGTAAGGTCTATCTCATACAGTAGTGTGTATTTATGCATGTTCTGTGTGTACGTATGAGACTAGATTCTAGTGTATAAATATCTTAGTTGCTGGTACATTAGTGTGTACAGAGTTGAATAACTATTGTGCTGGGACTTTTACACTAGGGACCCTTGTGATAAGATTCCTGACTCCGCCACTAACTACCGTTATGTGATAAAAACACAACTTTAGCTGCAGGCAAAAAGTTTTAATGTGCGTGTTTATGACACTTCCGATTTTGCTTGAATCAACACCATCTACctacaaattacaataatgCATCACATGATAGCTACATCTCCTCCTCTGATTCTCTCATGATTTTCTATCTTGattttcataaaaacaaaaggaacatATCTTGATCTACATACATACTTTACGCATGCCTCGACGTCTTCAGACCAGAAAAGACTTGAACGTCTTTATTACCTAATTCTTGGTCTAGTAATATTCATCTTCCCAAAATATTGAaagaaatctcaaatttgatTTACCCGCCCGAACACAAAATACGTCTTTAATAAATACAGGGCTGTGCACCCTATTTAATTTATCAATTTAGGCCAATGCATTCGGGCCTTTGAGGCATTCATCATATAAGTAGCTGCCAAAACAATTGCCTAAAGAAGCATTCCACTAGCCTTCTCAAAGGAACAAAAACAACTAAATTACACGACATATACAGTATATAGCattatttaaagaaacaagaagACAACCCGAAACAGCATGGCTGTCGTAATTATTAGAAAGCCATTTAAAGTATAAGATTATTTATAGACTCAGATCTTGAACCGACCATGATATGTTGCCTGGATCCACTCCATGATCACTTCCATTTCTTGAACTTGCCCCCAAAGGGCTTGCCATACCCCTTTCCCTTAAATTTGCCATGTTTGAACTTCCCATGAGAACCCCCATAGCCCTGGTAACCCCCGTAACCATATCCAGGGTTATGGCGCCCATGCGCAAGATGGTTGGCCCCGTATGCAGCAACACCCCCAGCTAACATCCCTCCCAGTCCCATGCTAGATCCATATCCTGCAGTACGTAGGATATATTACTCAGCTACTtgtcaaaaaatatatatatttactctACCAAATGGCCATTTTGTGATCAACGGGACATTTGGGATTCGAACAGATCTCTTCAAAAGTTAGTAAGAGAAGTACCACTTGAACAAGAGCTCGTTGAGccaaagaaggaaaagtgAGAGCAAAGTGAGAATATATTGGTGATAAATGTAAATGACAAAGGAGAAAAcaactttttgtttatatttgaaaAACTGAAACATTACAGACGATGTGGTTCGATTACCTGAATGATATGGACCTGGGTGACCTGGATAACCGGCTGGGGGATATCCACTTGGATAGGCGGCTGGTGGATATCCCCCATTGGAAGGATATCCAGGTGGAGGATACCCACCGGAGGAAGGATATCCATGATGTGCTTGTGGGGGATATCCATATCCTTGCGGAGGGTATGATCCAGGATAGTGTCCAGCACCAAATCCACCATCAAATGAAAATAACCCTTTGTCAGTAGACTCATGTTGTTTGTCCTTTCCACCTCCCATCTTAGTTACTTCAAGTTCAAGTACGTCAAATTGATGCCTAGCTGCACAAAGTTATTATTCAGAAAAACACTgaggaaataaaaattgaagtaaaccagataaaaatataataatttctACCTCCCCAGTAATGTTTTGTCATTATCAGATATTTGGAAGGTTTTGTACTTGAGAGACTATGAATGTCAACCACACATCTATACATGATTTTAGCTAATCAATGATCATAATTCAGTATGAAAAAGGCAACATGATATTAATATGTCAAACTAGTAAGCAAGAGAATTTTGTTGTGCGTAACAAGTATAGATAATAGCAACAATTGTGATGTTAAACATCAAATGAAAAGAGATCACCTTGGAACCAAGTACAAAGATTTGTTTGCATCTACAAGTTTAACATGACCAACTGACCTTCAAGATTCAAATAAGTAacctttttatataaaacataGTTCagggaaaaaatgaaaagaaaaacagttGAGAAGCAATTCCTccattcaacaacaaaaaaacaaatggcgACCTGAGGGGCCTTTggtttacattttttttaattagaataggcaaaagaaaattatcacAACAATGAAATATTACCATTCTAGATCAAATAACAGCATTATTAACAGAGAAACAGAATATAATGactacaaagaaaaagatagagaTGGCTCACCAAAATGATTTTACAGTCAGATGAGATGGTAGTTTGTGGTGTGATGACTATCTTAATTTGGAAGTCTTTTTGTTTATCTGTTAAGGCTTTGGGCttaaacacacaaacaaatgTGTGTGTGAAACTTGAAAGAAATGAACTGTATATATATGGATGAAGAAAAGAAGTAAAGATTCTCGTCATTTGATCCCAGAGACAAATAGAACGCATAAAGTCGATGCACTCAACGCGTGTGCTTCATTATATGCCGTCCAGACAGTGAGAATTTATCTCTGAATTTCTGAATGTGATGCTCTAGAAAAGGTCCACTAATTTTTGAGTACTTGGAGCTTTCATGGCAAAATGCATAATCTCTCAAACACAGGATGAGAGAatatatcattttcttttcccttctttttaaCCTCCTTTGCACCAAAAACATGAGAGAATCTCCCATATTTAAAAGTATACCGCCTTTACTTTTTCAGAATGACGGAAAGAATAATTACTCATCCATAGGTTGAAACATTTGTAGGAAAGATATTTGAATTGGAGACCTCATATCAGGCAAATAATTACCATAGGTTGGAACAACTTTTTGAAAGTAAGTCATCTTTCATTTTGagacttttttttggggggttgAAAACAATGTCTCATCTATAAAAGTGATATTATATGCTTGTggatttcttcttttattctaaatattaaaatatccaAAGGTGAATATTATACTTACTATAATACTACACGAACTAAACTTTTTTCAACTATTTATTCGTCTAGCagtatttcaaattttaatagCCAATTATTGACAAGTAACATGAGAATATAGTAGCTATTATATAAGCAAAAGTGTGTTTTATAGCACACTTTTGACAGCAAACACCAACAATCCCAGTTCCTTTTGATCCCCAATAAGTTGGCTCATCACAATGTAGCATTGGTGCAAggctaaaaaaattagaagccAGAATTTTGGATAGGCTTGGTAGTCCATGCAATGATTCCAGCACAAATTTAAACGCTCCCTTTCTTCTTTACCATACAACTGGTTGTCAACATGAATTACAAACTAAGGAATATGAAGCTCGAACTCACAACACAAGACATAATCAAGATTGAACAAGCTTGGCCTAATCAAACTGAGGTGAAACAAGCAAGATCAAACAGCCAAAGTGTGCAGTATTGAGGTTGAAGAACCTATTACTCACCTCAACTTTGCTTTTGACAACTCTGTTACCATCATCAGATTTCAGCTACTTCAACTTTCACCTGTAAACACCTGCAAGGAACTATTTGCATGTACAAATTTGCAGGCGGCATTCAATGCATATTTCGTCGAATTGCACAAGAACCTTCGTGCACCCAAATCACAAAAGGTGCCTGCTCACAGAAACCTAATCAAATTGCACCCATAAATCAGAACAAGCTTTATACAAAGATAATAGCAATCCTTTCTAACTTAGTTTAAAAATCAAACTCTACATCATtcataaagaaaaagggtGAATGTTCTTTCTTTCCACAAGGAAAACTAAATACATAGACAAATTAACAACATGAATATTGTTTACCTCAGAAACCTTGTGTATATAAATGCATTCCACTCTCACGAGGTCTGGGCTCCTCAGATGAGATTATATGTTGAAAAAGCCTCTAATTAACATTCTCCACAAGTATTTTGTCCATAACAGCTCCCCCATTATCCAAATCACCAACAAACTTAGTAAGCAAAATATCCCACGAAGCACTCTCAATGTCTCCATTTGACATTGCCAATGAAATCACTTTTGTGACTTCAGCTTCCTTCCTCAAGTCACAGAGCCCCTCAATCAACATGCCATAAGTAGACTTGTTGGGTAAACAACCTTTATCCAGCATCTCCTCTAACATCCTAATCCCCTCCTCTGCTTTTCCAATTTTACAAAATCCTTTGATCAACATATTATATGTAAAAGCATTCGGAGCACATCCTTTCTCCACCATGTCATCCCACAACCTCCCTGCCTCGCACAGCTCCCCCACTTCACACAGTCCTGCAATAAGCATGTTGTACGTCATGACACCGGGAATCAAATCCATCTTCAACTGATCAAACAATTTCTTGGCTTCCCATACTTTCCCCTCCTTACAAAGCCAGTATATGAGCGTGCTCGAGATTGCATTATCGGGTGTGCAATTGTTCTTCAAAAGCCTCTTCCACAATTCACAACCGTCCTCTGCCTTCCCTTCATGACACAAAACATCAATCACCTTACAGCAAAGAGCCGAACTTGGTATATACCTCTTCTCAATCATATCATTAAGCAAATTAACCGCTTCACCTGACTTCTTTGCCTTACAATAAGCTTCAATCATAACCCCATAAGTCACCTCATTTGGGCCAACCTTATTTTCCTCCATCTCATCCATGACCTTCACAGCATCAACCAACTTCCCTTGCTTAACAAATCCATCCATCAAAATGGTGTAAGTAGTCGCATCCGGATGCCACCCTCTATCCAAAACCTCCCCGAAAACCCTCTTGGCGCCAACCATATCACCTCGCGAAACATACCCTCCTAAAACTGTGGTATAAGTCACCACATCCGGGACAAACCCCATTGCAGGCATTTCGTCGAGCACCTTGAGTGCAGTCTCAACATCATCCTTTTGGCAAAGCGCTTTGATCAGTATATTACAAGTGAACACGTTGGGCCTAACCCCAAACCTCTGCCCACAATTTTTAAACACGGAGTGGACCAAACCATACTCATGGTTCTGAACCAAAGCGTTCAACAAGGCGTTCAGGGACTTGGCAGAGCGTTGAGCTCCAAACTTTGGAATGTCGAGGAAGGTCTTGAAGGAGCGGTTGGGACGACCCAAGACGCCAAAATTGCGAATGAGGGTGATGAAGAGGTCGTCAGAGCATTTGATGCCGGAGTTGCTGAGGTCTGAGAGGAGCGGGTCGATTTTGAGGTGAAAAGCGCGGGAACGAGAGAGGCGGTTGAGGATGGCGTGGTAGGTGTGGTAGTTATGGGAAAAGCCAGGGTGGAATTTAGAGGCGTGGTGGAAGATTTGGAGGGCGAGGTCGAGGTTGGGTTCGCGAGTGATGAGGGAGATGAGGCGCTTTGGGTGGAGGCGTCTGGGCCAGGGTTGGATTGGTGGGGTCACGGTGTAGGAGTCGAGGAGATCGACGGTGGAGATGGAAGGGGAGGCGGAG
This is a stretch of genomic DNA from Prunus dulcis unplaced genomic scaffold, ALMONDv2, whole genome shotgun sequence. It encodes these proteins:
- the LOC117612705 gene encoding glycine-rich protein A3-like isoform X2 gives rise to the protein MGGGKDKQHESTDKGLFSFDGGFGAGHYPGSYPPQGYGYPPQAHHGYPSSGGYPPPGYPSNGGYPPAAYPSGYPPAGYPGHPGPYHSGYGSSMGLGGMLAGGVAAYGANHLAHGRHNPGYGYGGYQGYGGSHGKFKHGKFKGKGYGKPFGGKFKKWK
- the LOC117612705 gene encoding glycine-rich protein A3-like isoform X1, which produces MMVTELSKAKLRHQFDVLELEVTKMGGGKDKQHESTDKGLFSFDGGFGAGHYPGSYPPQGYGYPPQAHHGYPSSGGYPPPGYPSNGGYPPAAYPSGYPPAGYPGHPGPYHSGYGSSMGLGGMLAGGVAAYGANHLAHGRHNPGYGYGGYQGYGGSHGKFKHGKFKGKGYGKPFGGKFKKWK
- the LOC117612702 gene encoding pentatricopeptide repeat-containing protein At5g16420, mitochondrial-like; translated protein: MLMLRLKISAKVCPLRHPITTVSFSTSASASPSISTVDLLDSYTVTPPIQPWPRRLHPKRLISLITREPNLDLALQIFHHASKFHPGFSHNYHTYHAILNRLSRSRAFHLKIDPLLSDLSNSGIKCSDDLFITLIRNFGVLGRPNRSFKTFLDIPKFGAQRSAKSLNALLNALVQNHEYGLVHSVFKNCGQRFGVRPNVFTCNILIKALCQKDDVETALKVLDEMPAMGFVPDVVTYTTVLGGYVSRGDMVGAKRVFGEVLDRGWHPDATTYTILMDGFVKQGKLVDAVKVMDEMEENKVGPNEVTYGVMIEAYCKAKKSGEAVNLLNDMIEKRYIPSSALCCKVIDVLCHEGKAEDGCELWKRLLKNNCTPDNAISSTLIYWLCKEGKVWEAKKLFDQLKMDLIPGVMTYNMLIAGLCEVGELCEAGRLWDDMVEKGCAPNAFTYNMLIKGFCKIGKAEEGIRMLEEMLDKGCLPNKSTYGMLIEGLCDLRKEAEVTKVISLAMSNGDIESASWDILLTKFVGDLDNGGAVMDKILVENVN